A region of Candidatus Sulfotelmatobacter sp. DNA encodes the following proteins:
- a CDS encoding SRPBCC domain-containing protein produces the protein MTEPATAQTHGAFSLACEVSVNVRAPAERIWAMLTDASAFPAWNSTVARIEGDIREGATLRVHAPGTSMVFTPRVSGVVPNRRMTWTGGL, from the coding sequence ATGACGGAGCCCGCAACGGCCCAGACTCATGGGGCGTTCTCACTGGCTTGCGAGGTGAGCGTCAACGTGCGGGCCCCGGCCGAACGCATTTGGGCCATGCTCACCGACGCGAGCGCCTTCCCCGCCTGGAACTCGACGGTGGCTCGCATCGAGGGTGACATTCGAGAGGGTGCAACGCTCCGCGTGCATGCTCCGGGGACGAGCATGGTCTTCACGCCAAGAGTTTCCGGCGTCGTGCCCAACCGGCGCATGACCTGGACCGGCGGGCTC